From Pogoniulus pusillus isolate bPogPus1 chromosome 17, bPogPus1.pri, whole genome shotgun sequence, the proteins below share one genomic window:
- the DET1 gene encoding DET1 homolog isoform X3: MDHDVPTIRPRRIQNQNVIHRLERRRISSGKAGTHWHQVRVFHQNVFPNFTVVNVEKPPCFLRKFSPDGRYFIAFSSDQTSLEIYEYQGCQAAEDLLQGYEGEILANGNDQRSVNIRGRLFERFFVLLHITNVASNGEHLNRECSLFTDDCRYVIVGSAAYLPEEPHPPFFEVYRNSESVTPNPRSPLEDYSLHIIDLHTGRLCDTRTFKCDKVILSHNQGLYLYKNILAILSVQQQTIHVFQVTPEGTFIDVRTIGRFCYEDDLLTLSAVYPEVQRDSQTGMANPYKEPFINSLKHRLLVYLWRRAEQDGSAIAKRRFFQYFDQLRQLRMWKMQLLDENHLFIKYTSEDVVTLRVTDPSQPSFFVVYNMVTTEVIAVFENTSDELLELFENFCDLFRNATLHSEAVQFPCSASSNNFARQIQRRFKDTIVNAKYGGHTEAVRRLLGQLPISAQSYSGSPYLDLSLFSYDDKWVSVMERPKTCGDHPIRLDENGINRTCSKSLVYCLCLPKPRVMQVGIPFLLRRGGRGLPWTARGYHMCLSDKFFRKAVMRSLNFQALECCPRKRSRRC, translated from the exons ATGGACCATGACGTCCCCACGATCAGGCCCCGCCGCATCCAGAACCAAAATGTCATCCACCGCCTGGAGCGTCGCCGGATCAGCTCGGGCAAGGCTGGCACCCACTGGCACCAGGTCCGCGTCTTTCACCAGAACGTCTTCCCCAACTTCACCGTGGTCAACGTGGAGAAGCCGCCCTGCTTCCTGCGCAAGTTCTCCCCCGACGGCCGCTACTTCATCGCCTTCTCCTCGGACCAGACCTCCCTGGAGATCTACGAGTACCAAGGCTGCCAGGCGGCGGAAGACCTCCTGCAGGGCTACGAGGGAGAGATCCTGGCCAACGGCAACGACCAAAGATCCGTCAACATCCGGGGGCGGCTCTTCGAGCGcttctttgtgctgctgcacatCACCAACGTGGCCTCCAACGGGGAGCACCTGAACCGGGAGTGCAGCCTGTTCACGGACGACTGCCGCTACGTGATCGTGGGCTCCGCCGCCTACCTGCCCGAGGAGCCTCACCCGCCCTTCTTCGAGGTCTACCGCAACAGCGAGTCGGTGACCCCCAACCCGCGCTCCCCCTTGGAGGATTACTCCTTGCACATCATCGACCTCCACACGGGCAGGCTGTGTGACACGCGGACCTTCAAGTGCGACAAGGTCATCCTGTCGCACAACCAGGGGCTGTACCTCTACAAGAACATCCTGGCCAtcctctctgtgcagcagcagactATCCACGTCTTCCAG GTGACGCCCGAGGGCACTTTCATCGACGTGCGGACCATCGGCCGCTTCTGCTACGAGGACGACCTGCTGACCCTGTCTGCCGTGTACCCCGAGGTGCAGCGTGACAGCCAGACAGGCATGGCCAACCCCTACAAGGAGCCCTTCATCAACTCTCtgaagcacaggctgctggtgtACCTGTGGAGGAGGGCCGAGCAGGACGGCAGCGCCATAGCCAAGAGGAGGTTCTTCCAGTACTTCGACCAGCTGCGGCAGCTGCGCATGTGGAAGATgcagctgctggatgagaacCATCTCTTCATCAAGTACACCAGCGAGGATGTGGTCACGCTGCGGGTGACTGATCCCTCCCAG ccctccttctTCGTGGTGTACAACATGGTGACCACAGAGGTCATTGCTGTGTTTGAGAATACATCTGacgagctgctggagctgtttgaGAACTTCTGTGACCTCTTCAGGAATGCCACCCTGCACAGTGAGGCTGTCCAGTTCCCCTGCTCGGCTTCCAGCAACAACTTTGCCAGGCAGATTCAGCGCCG GTTCAAAGACACCATCGTGAATGCCAAGTATGGAGGGCACACAGAGGCCGTGCggaggctgctgggccagctcccaATCAGTGCCCAGTCCTACAGTGGCAGCCCCTACCTCGACCTCTCCCTCTTCAGCTATGATGACAAGTGGGTGTCAGTCATGGAGCGCCCCAAGACCTGTGGAGATCACCCTATAAG gctAGATGAAAATGGAATAAACAGAACTTGCTCTAAGAGCCTGGTTTACTGTCTCTGCCTGCCAAAACCCAGAGTGATGCAGGTTGGAATTCCCTTTTTGCTGAGAAGAGGGGGCAGGGGTTTGCCTTGGACTGCTCGGGGCTATCACAT
- the DET1 gene encoding DET1 homolog isoform X1: MDHDVPTIRPRRIQNQNVIHRLERRRISSGKAGTHWHQVRVFHQNVFPNFTVVNVEKPPCFLRKFSPDGRYFIAFSSDQTSLEIYEYQGCQAAEDLLQGYEGEILANGNDQRSVNIRGRLFERFFVLLHITNVASNGEHLNRECSLFTDDCRYVIVGSAAYLPEEPHPPFFEVYRNSESVTPNPRSPLEDYSLHIIDLHTGRLCDTRTFKCDKVILSHNQGLYLYKNILAILSVQQQTIHVFQVTPEGTFIDVRTIGRFCYEDDLLTLSAVYPEVQRDSQTGMANPYKEPFINSLKHRLLVYLWRRAEQDGSAIAKRRFFQYFDQLRQLRMWKMQLLDENHLFIKYTSEDVVTLRVTDPSQPSFFVVYNMVTTEVIAVFENTSDELLELFENFCDLFRNATLHSEAVQFPCSASSNNFARQIQRRFKDTIVNAKYGGHTEAVRRLLGQLPISAQSYSGSPYLDLSLFSYDDKWVSVMERPKTCGDHPIRFYARDSGLLKFEIQAGLLGRPINHTVRRLVAFTFHPFEPFAISVQRTNAELDENGINRTCSKSLVYCLCLPKPRVMQVGIPFLLRRGGRGLPWTARGYHMCLSDKFFRKAVMRSLNFQALECCPRKRSRRC; the protein is encoded by the exons ATGGACCATGACGTCCCCACGATCAGGCCCCGCCGCATCCAGAACCAAAATGTCATCCACCGCCTGGAGCGTCGCCGGATCAGCTCGGGCAAGGCTGGCACCCACTGGCACCAGGTCCGCGTCTTTCACCAGAACGTCTTCCCCAACTTCACCGTGGTCAACGTGGAGAAGCCGCCCTGCTTCCTGCGCAAGTTCTCCCCCGACGGCCGCTACTTCATCGCCTTCTCCTCGGACCAGACCTCCCTGGAGATCTACGAGTACCAAGGCTGCCAGGCGGCGGAAGACCTCCTGCAGGGCTACGAGGGAGAGATCCTGGCCAACGGCAACGACCAAAGATCCGTCAACATCCGGGGGCGGCTCTTCGAGCGcttctttgtgctgctgcacatCACCAACGTGGCCTCCAACGGGGAGCACCTGAACCGGGAGTGCAGCCTGTTCACGGACGACTGCCGCTACGTGATCGTGGGCTCCGCCGCCTACCTGCCCGAGGAGCCTCACCCGCCCTTCTTCGAGGTCTACCGCAACAGCGAGTCGGTGACCCCCAACCCGCGCTCCCCCTTGGAGGATTACTCCTTGCACATCATCGACCTCCACACGGGCAGGCTGTGTGACACGCGGACCTTCAAGTGCGACAAGGTCATCCTGTCGCACAACCAGGGGCTGTACCTCTACAAGAACATCCTGGCCAtcctctctgtgcagcagcagactATCCACGTCTTCCAG GTGACGCCCGAGGGCACTTTCATCGACGTGCGGACCATCGGCCGCTTCTGCTACGAGGACGACCTGCTGACCCTGTCTGCCGTGTACCCCGAGGTGCAGCGTGACAGCCAGACAGGCATGGCCAACCCCTACAAGGAGCCCTTCATCAACTCTCtgaagcacaggctgctggtgtACCTGTGGAGGAGGGCCGAGCAGGACGGCAGCGCCATAGCCAAGAGGAGGTTCTTCCAGTACTTCGACCAGCTGCGGCAGCTGCGCATGTGGAAGATgcagctgctggatgagaacCATCTCTTCATCAAGTACACCAGCGAGGATGTGGTCACGCTGCGGGTGACTGATCCCTCCCAG ccctccttctTCGTGGTGTACAACATGGTGACCACAGAGGTCATTGCTGTGTTTGAGAATACATCTGacgagctgctggagctgtttgaGAACTTCTGTGACCTCTTCAGGAATGCCACCCTGCACAGTGAGGCTGTCCAGTTCCCCTGCTCGGCTTCCAGCAACAACTTTGCCAGGCAGATTCAGCGCCG GTTCAAAGACACCATCGTGAATGCCAAGTATGGAGGGCACACAGAGGCCGTGCggaggctgctgggccagctcccaATCAGTGCCCAGTCCTACAGTGGCAGCCCCTACCTCGACCTCTCCCTCTTCAGCTATGATGACAAGTGGGTGTCAGTCATGGAGCGCCCCAAGACCTGTGGAGATCACCCTATAAG GTTCTACGCGCGCGACTCGGGGCTGCTGAAGTTCGAGATCCAGGCGGGGCTGCTGGGCCGCCCCATCAACCACACCGTGCGGCGCCTGGTGGCCTTCACCTTCCACCCCTTCGAGCCCTTCGCCATCTCGGTGCAGCGCACCAACGCCGA gctAGATGAAAATGGAATAAACAGAACTTGCTCTAAGAGCCTGGTTTACTGTCTCTGCCTGCCAAAACCCAGAGTGATGCAGGTTGGAATTCCCTTTTTGCTGAGAAGAGGGGGCAGGGGTTTGCCTTGGACTGCTCGGGGCTATCACAT
- the DET1 gene encoding DET1 homolog isoform X6: protein MDHDVPTIRPRRIQNQNVIHRLERRRISSGKAGTHWHQVRVFHQNVFPNFTVVNVEKPPCFLRKFSPDGRYFIAFSSDQTSLEIYEYQGCQAAEDLLQGYEGEILANGNDQRSVNIRGRLFERFFVLLHITNVASNGEHLNRECSLFTDDCRYVIVGSAAYLPEEPHPPFFEVYRNSESVTPNPRSPLEDYSLHIIDLHTGRLCDTRTFKCDKVILSHNQGLYLYKNILAILSVQQQTIHVFQVTPEGTFIDVRTIGRFCYEDDLLTLSAVYPEVQRDSQTGMANPYKEPFINSLKHRLLVYLWRRAEQDGSAIAKRRFFQYFDQLRQLRMWKMQLLDENHLFIKYTSEDVVTLRVTDPSQPSFFVVYNMVTTEVIAVFENTSDELLELFENFCDLFRNATLHSEAVQFPCSASSNNFARQIQRRFKDTIVNAKYGGHTEAVRRLLGQLPISAQSYSGSPYLDLSLFSYDDKWVSVMERPKTCGDHPISLKPFSGIFSTFQC from the exons ATGGACCATGACGTCCCCACGATCAGGCCCCGCCGCATCCAGAACCAAAATGTCATCCACCGCCTGGAGCGTCGCCGGATCAGCTCGGGCAAGGCTGGCACCCACTGGCACCAGGTCCGCGTCTTTCACCAGAACGTCTTCCCCAACTTCACCGTGGTCAACGTGGAGAAGCCGCCCTGCTTCCTGCGCAAGTTCTCCCCCGACGGCCGCTACTTCATCGCCTTCTCCTCGGACCAGACCTCCCTGGAGATCTACGAGTACCAAGGCTGCCAGGCGGCGGAAGACCTCCTGCAGGGCTACGAGGGAGAGATCCTGGCCAACGGCAACGACCAAAGATCCGTCAACATCCGGGGGCGGCTCTTCGAGCGcttctttgtgctgctgcacatCACCAACGTGGCCTCCAACGGGGAGCACCTGAACCGGGAGTGCAGCCTGTTCACGGACGACTGCCGCTACGTGATCGTGGGCTCCGCCGCCTACCTGCCCGAGGAGCCTCACCCGCCCTTCTTCGAGGTCTACCGCAACAGCGAGTCGGTGACCCCCAACCCGCGCTCCCCCTTGGAGGATTACTCCTTGCACATCATCGACCTCCACACGGGCAGGCTGTGTGACACGCGGACCTTCAAGTGCGACAAGGTCATCCTGTCGCACAACCAGGGGCTGTACCTCTACAAGAACATCCTGGCCAtcctctctgtgcagcagcagactATCCACGTCTTCCAG GTGACGCCCGAGGGCACTTTCATCGACGTGCGGACCATCGGCCGCTTCTGCTACGAGGACGACCTGCTGACCCTGTCTGCCGTGTACCCCGAGGTGCAGCGTGACAGCCAGACAGGCATGGCCAACCCCTACAAGGAGCCCTTCATCAACTCTCtgaagcacaggctgctggtgtACCTGTGGAGGAGGGCCGAGCAGGACGGCAGCGCCATAGCCAAGAGGAGGTTCTTCCAGTACTTCGACCAGCTGCGGCAGCTGCGCATGTGGAAGATgcagctgctggatgagaacCATCTCTTCATCAAGTACACCAGCGAGGATGTGGTCACGCTGCGGGTGACTGATCCCTCCCAG ccctccttctTCGTGGTGTACAACATGGTGACCACAGAGGTCATTGCTGTGTTTGAGAATACATCTGacgagctgctggagctgtttgaGAACTTCTGTGACCTCTTCAGGAATGCCACCCTGCACAGTGAGGCTGTCCAGTTCCCCTGCTCGGCTTCCAGCAACAACTTTGCCAGGCAGATTCAGCGCCG GTTCAAAGACACCATCGTGAATGCCAAGTATGGAGGGCACACAGAGGCCGTGCggaggctgctgggccagctcccaATCAGTGCCCAGTCCTACAGTGGCAGCCCCTACCTCGACCTCTCCCTCTTCAGCTATGATGACAAGTGGGTGTCAGTCATGGAGCGCCCCAAGACCTGTGGAGATCACCCTATAAG ttTGAAGCCATTTAGTGGAATCTTCTCAACCttccagtgctga
- the DET1 gene encoding DET1 homolog isoform X2 translates to MDHDVPTIRPRRIQNQNVIHRLERRRISSGKAGTHWHQVRVFHQNVFPNFTVVNVEKPPCFLRKFSPDGRYFIAFSSDQTSLEIYEYQGCQAAEDLLQGYEGEILANGNDQRSVNIRGRLFERFFVLLHITNVASNGEHLNRECSLFTDDCRYVIVGSAAYLPEEPHPPFFEVYRNSESVTPNPRSPLEDYSLHIIDLHTGRLCDTRTFKCDKVILSHNQGLYLYKNILAILSVQQQTIHVFQVTPEGTFIDVRTIGRFCYEDDLLTLSAVYPEVQRDSQTGMANPYKEPFINSLKHRLLVYLWRRAEQDGSAIAKRRFFQYFDQLRQLRMWKMQLLDENHLFIKYTSEDVVTLRVTDPSQPSFFVVYNMVTTEVIAVFENTSDELLELFENFCDLFRNATLHSEAVQFPCSASSNNFARQIQRRFKDTIVNAKYGGHTEAVRRLLGQLPISAQSYSGSPYLDLSLFSYDDKWVSVMERPKTCGDHPIRFYARDSGLLKFEIQAGLLGRPINHTVRRLVAFTFHPFEPFAISVQRTNAELDENGINRTCSKSLVYCLCLPKPRVMQVGIPFLLRRGGRGLPWTARGYHIPGAHQQALESSALQTGTK, encoded by the exons ATGGACCATGACGTCCCCACGATCAGGCCCCGCCGCATCCAGAACCAAAATGTCATCCACCGCCTGGAGCGTCGCCGGATCAGCTCGGGCAAGGCTGGCACCCACTGGCACCAGGTCCGCGTCTTTCACCAGAACGTCTTCCCCAACTTCACCGTGGTCAACGTGGAGAAGCCGCCCTGCTTCCTGCGCAAGTTCTCCCCCGACGGCCGCTACTTCATCGCCTTCTCCTCGGACCAGACCTCCCTGGAGATCTACGAGTACCAAGGCTGCCAGGCGGCGGAAGACCTCCTGCAGGGCTACGAGGGAGAGATCCTGGCCAACGGCAACGACCAAAGATCCGTCAACATCCGGGGGCGGCTCTTCGAGCGcttctttgtgctgctgcacatCACCAACGTGGCCTCCAACGGGGAGCACCTGAACCGGGAGTGCAGCCTGTTCACGGACGACTGCCGCTACGTGATCGTGGGCTCCGCCGCCTACCTGCCCGAGGAGCCTCACCCGCCCTTCTTCGAGGTCTACCGCAACAGCGAGTCGGTGACCCCCAACCCGCGCTCCCCCTTGGAGGATTACTCCTTGCACATCATCGACCTCCACACGGGCAGGCTGTGTGACACGCGGACCTTCAAGTGCGACAAGGTCATCCTGTCGCACAACCAGGGGCTGTACCTCTACAAGAACATCCTGGCCAtcctctctgtgcagcagcagactATCCACGTCTTCCAG GTGACGCCCGAGGGCACTTTCATCGACGTGCGGACCATCGGCCGCTTCTGCTACGAGGACGACCTGCTGACCCTGTCTGCCGTGTACCCCGAGGTGCAGCGTGACAGCCAGACAGGCATGGCCAACCCCTACAAGGAGCCCTTCATCAACTCTCtgaagcacaggctgctggtgtACCTGTGGAGGAGGGCCGAGCAGGACGGCAGCGCCATAGCCAAGAGGAGGTTCTTCCAGTACTTCGACCAGCTGCGGCAGCTGCGCATGTGGAAGATgcagctgctggatgagaacCATCTCTTCATCAAGTACACCAGCGAGGATGTGGTCACGCTGCGGGTGACTGATCCCTCCCAG ccctccttctTCGTGGTGTACAACATGGTGACCACAGAGGTCATTGCTGTGTTTGAGAATACATCTGacgagctgctggagctgtttgaGAACTTCTGTGACCTCTTCAGGAATGCCACCCTGCACAGTGAGGCTGTCCAGTTCCCCTGCTCGGCTTCCAGCAACAACTTTGCCAGGCAGATTCAGCGCCG GTTCAAAGACACCATCGTGAATGCCAAGTATGGAGGGCACACAGAGGCCGTGCggaggctgctgggccagctcccaATCAGTGCCCAGTCCTACAGTGGCAGCCCCTACCTCGACCTCTCCCTCTTCAGCTATGATGACAAGTGGGTGTCAGTCATGGAGCGCCCCAAGACCTGTGGAGATCACCCTATAAG GTTCTACGCGCGCGACTCGGGGCTGCTGAAGTTCGAGATCCAGGCGGGGCTGCTGGGCCGCCCCATCAACCACACCGTGCGGCGCCTGGTGGCCTTCACCTTCCACCCCTTCGAGCCCTTCGCCATCTCGGTGCAGCGCACCAACGCCGA gctAGATGAAAATGGAATAAACAGAACTTGCTCTAAGAGCCTGGTTTACTGTCTCTGCCTGCCAAAACCCAGAGTGATGCAGGTTGGAATTCCCTTTTTGCTGAGAAGAGGGGGCAGGGGTTTGCCTTGGACTGCTCGGGGCTATCACAT ACCTGGAGCCCATCAGCAAGCTCTTGAGTCCTCGGCTTTGCAGACAGGCACTAAGTGA
- the DET1 gene encoding DET1 homolog isoform X8, with amino-acid sequence MDHDVPTIRPRRIQNQNVIHRLERRRISSGKAGTHWHQVRVFHQNVFPNFTVVNVEKPPCFLRKFSPDGRYFIAFSSDQTSLEIYEYQGCQAAEDLLQGYEGEILANGNDQRSVNIRGRLFERFFVLLHITNVASNGEHLNRECSLFTDDCRYVIVGSAAYLPEEPHPPFFEVYRNSESVTPNPRSPLEDYSLHIIDLHTGRLCDTRTFKCDKVILSHNQGLYLYKNILAILSVQQQTIHVFQVTPEGTFIDVRTIGRFCYEDDLLTLSAVYPEVQRDSQTGMANPYKEPFINSLKHRLLVYLWRRAEQDGSAIAKRRFFQYFDQLRQLRMWKMQLLDENHLFIKYTSEDVVTLRVTDPSQPSFFVVYNMVTTEVIAVFENTSDELLELFENFCDLFRNATLHSEAVQFPCSASSNNFARQIQRRFKDTIVNAKYGGHTEAVRRLLGQLPISAQSYSGSPYLDLSLFSYDDKWVSVMERPKTCGDHPIR; translated from the exons ATGGACCATGACGTCCCCACGATCAGGCCCCGCCGCATCCAGAACCAAAATGTCATCCACCGCCTGGAGCGTCGCCGGATCAGCTCGGGCAAGGCTGGCACCCACTGGCACCAGGTCCGCGTCTTTCACCAGAACGTCTTCCCCAACTTCACCGTGGTCAACGTGGAGAAGCCGCCCTGCTTCCTGCGCAAGTTCTCCCCCGACGGCCGCTACTTCATCGCCTTCTCCTCGGACCAGACCTCCCTGGAGATCTACGAGTACCAAGGCTGCCAGGCGGCGGAAGACCTCCTGCAGGGCTACGAGGGAGAGATCCTGGCCAACGGCAACGACCAAAGATCCGTCAACATCCGGGGGCGGCTCTTCGAGCGcttctttgtgctgctgcacatCACCAACGTGGCCTCCAACGGGGAGCACCTGAACCGGGAGTGCAGCCTGTTCACGGACGACTGCCGCTACGTGATCGTGGGCTCCGCCGCCTACCTGCCCGAGGAGCCTCACCCGCCCTTCTTCGAGGTCTACCGCAACAGCGAGTCGGTGACCCCCAACCCGCGCTCCCCCTTGGAGGATTACTCCTTGCACATCATCGACCTCCACACGGGCAGGCTGTGTGACACGCGGACCTTCAAGTGCGACAAGGTCATCCTGTCGCACAACCAGGGGCTGTACCTCTACAAGAACATCCTGGCCAtcctctctgtgcagcagcagactATCCACGTCTTCCAG GTGACGCCCGAGGGCACTTTCATCGACGTGCGGACCATCGGCCGCTTCTGCTACGAGGACGACCTGCTGACCCTGTCTGCCGTGTACCCCGAGGTGCAGCGTGACAGCCAGACAGGCATGGCCAACCCCTACAAGGAGCCCTTCATCAACTCTCtgaagcacaggctgctggtgtACCTGTGGAGGAGGGCCGAGCAGGACGGCAGCGCCATAGCCAAGAGGAGGTTCTTCCAGTACTTCGACCAGCTGCGGCAGCTGCGCATGTGGAAGATgcagctgctggatgagaacCATCTCTTCATCAAGTACACCAGCGAGGATGTGGTCACGCTGCGGGTGACTGATCCCTCCCAG ccctccttctTCGTGGTGTACAACATGGTGACCACAGAGGTCATTGCTGTGTTTGAGAATACATCTGacgagctgctggagctgtttgaGAACTTCTGTGACCTCTTCAGGAATGCCACCCTGCACAGTGAGGCTGTCCAGTTCCCCTGCTCGGCTTCCAGCAACAACTTTGCCAGGCAGATTCAGCGCCG GTTCAAAGACACCATCGTGAATGCCAAGTATGGAGGGCACACAGAGGCCGTGCggaggctgctgggccagctcccaATCAGTGCCCAGTCCTACAGTGGCAGCCCCTACCTCGACCTCTCCCTCTTCAGCTATGATGACAAGTGGGTGTCAGTCATGGAGCGCCCCAAGACCTGTGGAGATCACCCTATAAG
- the DET1 gene encoding DET1 homolog isoform X4 translates to MDHDVPTIRPRRIQNQNVIHRLERRRISSGKAGTHWHQVRVFHQNVFPNFTVVNVEKPPCFLRKFSPDGRYFIAFSSDQTSLEIYEYQGCQAAEDLLQGYEGEILANGNDQRSVNIRGRLFERFFVLLHITNVASNGEHLNRECSLFTDDCRYVIVGSAAYLPEEPHPPFFEVYRNSESVTPNPRSPLEDYSLHIIDLHTGRLCDTRTFKCDKVILSHNQGLYLYKNILAILSVQQQTIHVFQVTPEGTFIDVRTIGRFCYEDDLLTLSAVYPEVQRDSQTGMANPYKEPFINSLKHRLLVYLWRRAEQDGSAIAKRRFFQYFDQLRQLRMWKMQLLDENHLFIKYTSEDVVTLRVTDPSQPSFFVVYNMVTTEVIAVFENTSDELLELFENFCDLFRNATLHSEAVQFPCSASSNNFARQIQRRFKDTIVNAKYGGHTEAVRRLLGQLPISAQSYSGSPYLDLSLFSYDDKWVSVMERPKTCGDHPIRFYARDSGLLKFEIQAGLLGRPINHTVRRLVAFTFHPFEPFAISVQRTNAEYVVNFHMRHSCT, encoded by the exons ATGGACCATGACGTCCCCACGATCAGGCCCCGCCGCATCCAGAACCAAAATGTCATCCACCGCCTGGAGCGTCGCCGGATCAGCTCGGGCAAGGCTGGCACCCACTGGCACCAGGTCCGCGTCTTTCACCAGAACGTCTTCCCCAACTTCACCGTGGTCAACGTGGAGAAGCCGCCCTGCTTCCTGCGCAAGTTCTCCCCCGACGGCCGCTACTTCATCGCCTTCTCCTCGGACCAGACCTCCCTGGAGATCTACGAGTACCAAGGCTGCCAGGCGGCGGAAGACCTCCTGCAGGGCTACGAGGGAGAGATCCTGGCCAACGGCAACGACCAAAGATCCGTCAACATCCGGGGGCGGCTCTTCGAGCGcttctttgtgctgctgcacatCACCAACGTGGCCTCCAACGGGGAGCACCTGAACCGGGAGTGCAGCCTGTTCACGGACGACTGCCGCTACGTGATCGTGGGCTCCGCCGCCTACCTGCCCGAGGAGCCTCACCCGCCCTTCTTCGAGGTCTACCGCAACAGCGAGTCGGTGACCCCCAACCCGCGCTCCCCCTTGGAGGATTACTCCTTGCACATCATCGACCTCCACACGGGCAGGCTGTGTGACACGCGGACCTTCAAGTGCGACAAGGTCATCCTGTCGCACAACCAGGGGCTGTACCTCTACAAGAACATCCTGGCCAtcctctctgtgcagcagcagactATCCACGTCTTCCAG GTGACGCCCGAGGGCACTTTCATCGACGTGCGGACCATCGGCCGCTTCTGCTACGAGGACGACCTGCTGACCCTGTCTGCCGTGTACCCCGAGGTGCAGCGTGACAGCCAGACAGGCATGGCCAACCCCTACAAGGAGCCCTTCATCAACTCTCtgaagcacaggctgctggtgtACCTGTGGAGGAGGGCCGAGCAGGACGGCAGCGCCATAGCCAAGAGGAGGTTCTTCCAGTACTTCGACCAGCTGCGGCAGCTGCGCATGTGGAAGATgcagctgctggatgagaacCATCTCTTCATCAAGTACACCAGCGAGGATGTGGTCACGCTGCGGGTGACTGATCCCTCCCAG ccctccttctTCGTGGTGTACAACATGGTGACCACAGAGGTCATTGCTGTGTTTGAGAATACATCTGacgagctgctggagctgtttgaGAACTTCTGTGACCTCTTCAGGAATGCCACCCTGCACAGTGAGGCTGTCCAGTTCCCCTGCTCGGCTTCCAGCAACAACTTTGCCAGGCAGATTCAGCGCCG GTTCAAAGACACCATCGTGAATGCCAAGTATGGAGGGCACACAGAGGCCGTGCggaggctgctgggccagctcccaATCAGTGCCCAGTCCTACAGTGGCAGCCCCTACCTCGACCTCTCCCTCTTCAGCTATGATGACAAGTGGGTGTCAGTCATGGAGCGCCCCAAGACCTGTGGAGATCACCCTATAAG GTTCTACGCGCGCGACTCGGGGCTGCTGAAGTTCGAGATCCAGGCGGGGCTGCTGGGCCGCCCCATCAACCACACCGTGCGGCGCCTGGTGGCCTTCACCTTCCACCCCTTCGAGCCCTTCGCCATCTCGGTGCAGCGCACCAACGCCGAGTACGTGGTCAACTTCCACATGAGGCACAGCTGCACCTAG